In Bos indicus isolate NIAB-ARS_2022 breed Sahiwal x Tharparkar chromosome 19, NIAB-ARS_B.indTharparkar_mat_pri_1.0, whole genome shotgun sequence, the following proteins share a genomic window:
- the KRTAP29-1 gene encoding keratin-associated protein 29-1, protein MGDSCCLGDATAIPAVPATSVCSSRGSFQHGIHLPSSCRSRTWQLVTCQENCQPYGSAPSGCEPASCQPTCLPATSCVGFVCQPICSYTACYETGTGQSPGPVSSCQPSCLESTGSSVKCCEPGPCQQSSCQECVYTSESCQAACDQSVCCDAGSCQPASPEVTSCPETSCLPTVCAANLCQPTCCHGGSCQPIHGEDQPCKSFCYQPICYILKPCQTVPCIPVPCQLSTCVFRSCSPACCVTFPCQTLHYQSALCTSFICQPAANRQPPCSVNNSCEPDCCGTVLSGQPTGGELTFCNQSGCQSPSCQPACCVTGFSKSASGGSSCFRPNTPSVCKAGTYLPTSFQPSYESSFCKATFH, encoded by the coding sequence ATGGGGGACAGCTGTTGCCTTGGAGACGCCACTGCCATCCCAGCTGTGCCTGCCACCTCCGTATGCTCCAGTCGTGGCAGTTTCCAACATGGTATCCATTTGCCTAGTTCCTGTCGGAGCAGAACATGGCAGCTGGTTACATGCCAAGAAAACTGTCAGCCATATGGCAGTGCCCCAAGTGGCTGTGAACCTGCTTCTTGCCAACCTACCTGCCTTCCAGCAACTTCTTGTGTGGGTTTTGTTTGCCAACCCATTTGCTCCTACACAGCCTGCTATGAAACTGGCACTGGTCAGTCTCCTGGTCCAGTTAGCTCATGCCAGCCCTCCTGTTTGGAATCCACCGGCAGTTCGGTAAAGTGCTGTGAACCCGGCCCCTGCCAACAAAGCTCCTGCCAGGAATGTGTCTACACATCTGAGTCGTGCCAGGCAGCTTGTGACCAATCAGTCTGCTGTGATGCTGGGTCCTGTCAGCCAGCCTCCCCTGAAGTCACTTCCTGTCCTGAAACTTCTTGCCTACCAACTGTCTGTGCCGCTAATCTGTGCCAGCCAACTTGCTGCCATGGGGGTTCATGTCAGCCCATTCATGGTGAAGATCAGCCCTGCAAATCATTTTGTTACCAACCGATCTGCTACATTTTGAAGCCTTGCCAAACGGTTCCCTGTATACCGGTTCCCTGCCAGCTATCTACTTGTGTGTTCCGTTCTTGCAGTCCTGCATGCTGTGTGACCTTCCCTTGCCAGACACTTCACTACCAATCTGCACTATGCACATCCTTCATCTGCCAGCCAGCTGCTAACAGACAGCCTCCTTGTTCTGTAAACAACTCTTGTGAACCAGATTGCTGTGGCACCGTGCTTTCTGGCCAACCAACTGGTGGTGAACTCACTTTCTGCAATCAAAGTGGCTGCCAATCCCCTTCCTGCCAGCCAGCTTGCTGTGTGACGGGTTTCAGCAAATCAGCCAGTGGTGGCTCCAGTTGCTTCCGACCAAATACCCCAAGTGTCTGCAAAGCTGGCACCTACTTGCCGACTTCCTTCCAACCCAGTTATGAGTCCAGCTTCTGCAAGGCAACATTTCATTGA